One Rhinopithecus roxellana isolate Shanxi Qingling chromosome 7, ASM756505v1, whole genome shotgun sequence DNA segment encodes these proteins:
- the GPR174 gene encoding probable G-protein coupled receptor 174 yields the protein MPANYTCTGPDGDNTDFRYFIYAVTYTVILVPGLIGNILALWVFYGYMKETKRAVIFMINLAIADLLQVLSLPLRIFYYLNHDWPFGPGLCMFCFYLKYVNMYASIYFLVCISVRRFWFLMYPFRFHDCKQKYDLYISIAGWLVICLACVLFPLLRTSDDTPSNRTKCFVDLPTRNVNLAQSVVMMTIGELIGFVTPLLIVLYCTWKTVLSLQDKYPMAQDLGEKQKALKMILTCAGVFLICFAPYHFSFPLDFLVKSNEIKSCLARRVILIFHSVALCLASLNSCLDPVIYYFSTNEFRRRLSRQDLHDSIQLHAKSFVSNHTASTVTTELC from the coding sequence ATGCCTGCTAATTACACATGTACCGGGCCAGATGGAGACAATACAGATTTTCGTTACTTTATTTATGCAGTGACATACACTGTCATTCTTGTGCCAGGTCTCATAGGGAATATATTAGCCCTGTGGGTATTCTATGGTtatatgaaagaaacaaaacGAGCTGTGATATTTATGATAAACTTAGCCATTGCTGACTTACTACAAGTTCTTTCCTTGCCACTGAGGATCTTTTACTACTTGAATCATGACTGGCCATTTGGGCCTGGTCTCTGCATGTTCTGTTTCTACCTGAAGTATGTCAACATGTATGCAAGCATCTACTTCTTGGTCTGCATCAGTGTGCGACGATTTTGGTTTCTCATGTATCCCTTTCGCTTCCATGACTGCAAACAGAAATATGACCTGTACATCAGCATTGCTGGCTGGCTGGTCATCTGCCTTGCATGTGTACTCTTCCCACTCCTCAGAACTAGCGATGATACCCCTAGCAATAGGACCAAATGCTTTGTGGATCTTCCTACCAGGAATGTCAACCTGGCCCAGTCCGTTGTTATGATGACCATTGGCGAGTTGATTGGGTTTGTAACTCCGCTTCTGATTGTCCTGTATTGTACCTGGAAGACGGTTTTATCACTGCAAGATAAATATCCCATGGCCCAAGATCttggagagaaacagaaagcctTGAAGATGATTCTAACCTGTGCAGGGGTATTCCTAATTTGCTTTGCACCTTATCATTTCAGTTTTCCTTTAGATTTCCTGGTGAAGTCCAATGAAATTAAAAGCTGCCTAGCCAGAAGGGTGATTCTAATATTTCATTCTGTGGCATTGTGTCTTGCTAGTCTGAATTCGTGTCTTGACCCAGTCATATACTACTTTTCCACTAACGAGTTCCGAAGACGACTTTCAAGACAAGATTTGCATGACAGCATCCAACTCCATGCAAAATCCTTTGTGAGTAACCATACAGCTTCCACTGTGACAACTGAATTAtgctaa